DNA from Malus sylvestris chromosome 11, drMalSylv7.2, whole genome shotgun sequence:
TAAAATTAAACTTCATTTCATCTTAACCAAAGCATTTTTAGATTTTCAACCCACGTGTTCACAGATGCATAACTCGAGTACATAGTAACACTGTAAAATCTCTCGTCCATAATTTGGTCCATAAATCTCACATCCACTCACTGGACAAAACAATGAAACGATGGACTTGCAATAGCATAACAGAAGAAAGATTTCAATGGCCATACTAATAGATCCATCGCTACAAGGCTGTACAAAAAGGGCTTCATATTCACACATCTAACCACTAATCCATCATTAACTTCCGACATTGGTTTACTTGTCCAGGAGAAATTACCTATAAGACCGTATTCCGGTCTTCACCTTCATCACTTGGATCAACATGGTAATCAGAGTCATGGCCGTCGTTGTTTTCATCGTATATATAATCTTCAAAAAAGTCATTTTCATCTAAATCCTCAGGTTCTGATGATTTGTCGCTGGAACTTTCATTTTCTTCTGATTCATCATCGGAGTTTTCCTTCGCTgattcctcttcttcctcttcagaTATCTCATCCGGATAATCATTTAGCGGGTTGTTTTCAGCTGAAAATCACCAATCAGTTAGAGCAAGAATAAGGAGAACTTCTAGAAAATGGATAAATGAAAGATTGTTTAAGATTACCATTTGAATCATCAGATTCATATTCAGATTCATCAGGCCCATCATAGAAATCCTCGTCATCAACTTGGACCCTGTACCGAAGTTATTATGATCAGTTTAGCAAGAGATTAAGGCGGAAGCTTAACAAGTATGGTACACATGATACTTACAAGGGGAATGGGTTTGAAGTTTCTTCAATAGCCATATCACTTTCCTCCTTCACAGCATACAAGTCATACACATACTCATCTTCCGAATCTACAAACACATAAAAGAAATCATCAAACCGTAACAAGAAAATAATGAGTATTAATATGAAGGCCGAAATCAATATTCAACTCTACAAGAAGCAATTACAAGTGCAGACTGCGGACAGTGGACCAAGGACAAAATGCTATGAAGTATCCGATTCTCCTACCTTGGGTCCAATTAATGTCACTATTAAATGGGTGGCAGCACCTACTGACACGATGCAATCCATTTAAATGTAAAACCAACCTTGTTTGGAACTGTTAGCGTATAAATCTGATTCGATCTCAGAAGCAGCAATTGGGATGAACTCTCTCAGCAGAGGCAAGTAACTGTTCAAAAGCTTCTGGTCCTCCAAAGATATCTCACTgtattacaaatttacaatcATAGGGGGTGTCATTTTCAACTAGACTAAAGTACAAGGGCAAGAGAATTCCATGACTAAAGATAACTTACTCCTTAGGTTTTTCTGCAACATCAACACGTATAATATCATAGAAATGACACATTTCATGTAAATTCTCATGTGATGTTTCTTTGTTTCCTCTTCTGCTCCTCCATATTTGTTCAAAACGTGCATTTTTTGCAACAACCTATTAGAAAGGACTCAAAATGAGA
Protein-coding regions in this window:
- the LOC126588201 gene encoding RNA-directed DNA methylation 4-like isoform X3, whose translation is MAVVAESSSASPNPPEDKPVIVRVKRKALQSSLDAFWLEINERPVKRPLVDFEKLSMLDSAGKAELKTKKVLVQHVETVSSFDTSVDVVKSFLDPNTGDMRDRKTKIGERKYALRKENKQDLILSKARQRKEVVAKNARFEQIWRSRRGNKETSHENLHEMCHFYDIIRVDVAEKPKDEISLEDQKLLNSYLPLLREFIPIAASEIESDLYANSSKQDSEDEYVYDLYAVKEESDMAIEETSNPFPLVQVDDEDFYDGPDESEYESDDSNAENNPLNDYPDEISEEEEEESAKENSDDESEENESSSDKSSEPEDLDENDFFEDYIYDENNDGHDSDYHVDPSDEGEDRNTVL
- the LOC126588201 gene encoding RNA-directed DNA methylation 4-like isoform X1, which gives rise to MAVVAESSSASPNPPEDKPVIVRVKRKALQSSLDAFWLEINERPVKRPLVDFEKLSMLDSAGKAELKTKKVLVQHVETVSSFDTSVDVVKSFLDPNTGDMRDRKTKIGERKYALRKENQKQDLILSKARQRKEVVAKNARFEQIWRSRRGNKETSHENLHEMCHFYDIIRVDVAEKPKDEISLEDQKLLNSYLPLLREFIPIAASEIESDLYANSSKQDSEDEYVYDLYAVKEESDMAIEETSNPFPLVQVDDEDFYDGPDESEYESDDSNAENNPLNDYPDEISEEEEEESAKENSDDESEENESSSDKSSEPEDLDENDFFEDYIYDENNDGHDSDYHVDPSDEGEDRNTVL
- the LOC126588201 gene encoding RNA-directed DNA methylation 4-like isoform X2: MAVVAESSSASPNPPEDKPVIVRVKRKALQSSLDAFWLEINERPVKRPLVDFEKLSMLDSAGKELKTKKVLVQHVETVSSFDTSVDVVKSFLDPNTGDMRDRKTKIGERKYALRKENQKQDLILSKARQRKEVVAKNARFEQIWRSRRGNKETSHENLHEMCHFYDIIRVDVAEKPKDEISLEDQKLLNSYLPLLREFIPIAASEIESDLYANSSKQDSEDEYVYDLYAVKEESDMAIEETSNPFPLVQVDDEDFYDGPDESEYESDDSNAENNPLNDYPDEISEEEEEESAKENSDDESEENESSSDKSSEPEDLDENDFFEDYIYDENNDGHDSDYHVDPSDEGEDRNTVL